Genomic segment of Panicum virgatum strain AP13 chromosome 2K, P.virgatum_v5, whole genome shotgun sequence:
GAACTATGAGTACCTCAGGGTGTATCTGAACCACCATCTTCGTTGCTCTAGCTGCCGTGAGCCATTCCTAGCAAAAGAGGTACCAATACCGCCAAATAAGACTGTGGGACAGGATTCAAACATTGGTGGTGCAAAACAAAATACAAGCACTATGCAGTGGGGTCCATTTTCAAGGGCTGCTGGTGCAGCTAGCGCCACTGCatcgtctgctgctgctgctcaagctGCTAATGTAGTTCACCAGACTTATGAAAAAGttaagagggagagggaggaggcacaAGCAGCGGCAAGAAGGGAAGAGGCTCTTCGGCGGAAGTACAATCCTCTAAAAAGTTATGCAAGCATGAACATTAATCTTGGAACAGGTGATGTTGCATCTGGAAAGAAGATGAAGACTATGGTTAAAGATGCTGGAGTTGGTTCTTCATCGGTCATATCAGGTCCTGGAGCAAATTGTTTTAGAGTGCCTGGTGTGAATATATCTTTTTCAAGCAACATTGGGCCCTATGAGTTTCAAGGTGTTAATGGTGGACCCAATTGGAAATCCAAGCCTCCAATCCACATAAGTTTAGCCAAAACCTTCTCCCAGTTGGATGTTAGGGGTCTTTTGCTGGAAAAAGCGAAAAGTGATCTGAAAAACAAGCTAACAGAAATGAAAAGTAAAACATCCCAAGTTGTTGCTAGTGGAAAAACAACCAAAAAACATGTGGTTAAGGAAAATGGAGGGGATAATGAAGCTGCAGCATCAGATGATCCTACTACCAATAAAGATGTTCATGCTGATCCAAATGCGATTGATTCAAATACTAGCTCAGATGCTGAaaatgaagatgatgacccCTTGTCATATAATGTTCCTGATCCTGATTTCCATGATTTTGACAAGGATCGCACTGAGGAATCTTTTCAAATTGATCAAATTTGGGCTACATATGATGATGAGGATGGTATGCCTCGTTATTATGCATTTATTCAGAAAGTTTTCTCTTTGAAACCATTCAAGCTCAAAATAAGCTATCTCGAAACAAAGACAAATAGTGAATTTGGGCCTTTGAATTGGGTTTCTTCTGGCTTCACAAAGACATGTGGCGATTTCAGAACTGGTAAATCTGAAACTTGTGATATAGTCAACATGTTCTCTCACCAGATGAAATGGGAGAAAGGGCTGCGTGGGATTATCAAAATTTATCCACAAAAAGGTGACATCTGGGCTATTTATCGAAATTGGTCCCCTGAATGGAATGAAGACACTCCAGATAATGTGCTCCATGTCTATGATGTGGTTGAGGTACTAGATGGTTATGATGAAAATGATGGCATCTCCGTTATTCCCTTAGTTAAAGTTTCCGGGTTTCGAACAGTATTTGAGCACCATCAGGATGTGAATGCTGCCATGAAGATTCCCAAAGAAGAGATGTTTCGGTTTTCACATCAAGTGCCTTTTTACAAGATGTCAGGCAAAGAAGCTCCAAATGTCCCCAAAGATAGCTATGAGCTTGACCCAGCTGCTATTTCTAAAGAACTTCTTCAAGAGACCACAGAAACAGTGGAGGCAAATGGAACCTCCTAATGTTGATTAAGACAGTTAACAATGGTCTGCCTTGTTTGACCTTCCATTTTGATGCAATAGTTCTCCCCAATCACCATGATGATAGTATGCTTTTGACAAGTGTTCCTTCTTATGGTACCTGTTATCCTTCCTGAATCCTGTGTGCATATGTGATTATTTCAAATTATCAAATCACACACCTGCATCTACTATGATAAATAGCCTGTTCTTTGATCCATAGTTTTATATTATGGCATTATGCAGTCAAAGAGTGGATGTCTGTACTACTACCATTGGCTTTTGAACGGAAAGTTTGCATAATAACTAACATGGGTGCAAGTTAGGTGTTGCTCACTGTAGTGTAACTTATCACGAGTAacttgtgtttttctttttcacttctTTTCTCTGTTTTTTCCTGTTGTGTTAGTGGATTTTTTGGAGCACAGAAAGAACTACTGAACCTGGCTTCTATTTTGGGGCTGGAGATAACAGTAGCTGTAGCTTATGAATCATCCTTTAAAACTCAAGGTTGCTATATCTCTGTGCTGCTTAAAAATTATGATTGGTTTATCTACAATGTAGATATCAACAATCAAGATCAGACTGGTATCTAAAAAACCATTGTGGCCACTAGTTTCACTTGTATGGCTGAAAGGTCCAAGTTAGAAAACGTAACAGTCAGTGTGTTCTGTGAGCAAAATGTAAATAGTCATTATTGCGGTAGGAGACAGTAGAGAATTTGGATTACTTCAAGTATTGTAGTCTGGGCTATGTATGTGACCAAGGCCCCATTTGGCCTATGTATGTTGATATATTTGTATATCCATGAGTACAGAAAGATCGTGATTTGAAACCGAAAACATCCTAAAAAAGATGGAGAGCATAAATGAAATCTGCAGCATTGTGATTTACTGATTTTAATTGCTTTGATCAAATGAGAGTTGCACATCTAAACCAAAGTACATGGATTGCACACACAGTAGCAAGCCAATCTCATTAGCAACCAACCAAACCTAGACCTAGAGTTAGGTATTCCATGAATATGAACAACTCATATGCCGCTTGATACAACTATGTGTTACGATATTGTACCCACATGTTACCTTGTCACTTCACATTAATAATACTGATATAGTAATGAGTTACTATTAAGTATGCTTGTAACCACTTTCCAGTAAAGTACAAAATCAGTGAGCTTATGCCTGGTATTTATTTTTCTGAGTGAGTTTGTGCCACCTAGGCCCGATCTAGCATTCATCCACTGATATCGCACCAACATGATTTTACACGGTGCCCCTCACGTTGCTGGAGTTTCGGCAGAAGGGTTAAATTTGAGCCCTTATTTAGTATCAAGTGCATAGGGAGAGGACAGAGGAGGCATGAAAGACTTATTTTTGACATGTATTAGGATTGTGGGGGGGGGGATGGTTTGTGACGTGCACCGTGGTAGAGGATATTATGTCCTGTGGATTAGGTGGCCGGATATGATGCCGCCAGGTGTTGTGACGAAAAATCTTGTGACAACGTTAGACTTAGGTTAACCAAGAGTGGTTCTTGCTGAGTGGTTGAAAGATATTCATGAAGCGATATCAGGGCGACCTTTGTGGGTGCGTCTGTAGCCACATGACTGCTCATGGATAAATttcatggacctaaaaatgcactttcTGAATTAAATgatacaaattacaagtttatggaccaaAAATGCACTATTAGAGTTTATGGACCTATGTTTTCAAGTTTATGGGCGTAAGTGACAAATCACAAGtgatggacctaaaaatgcacttttCGGGTTCATTGACCTAAATGTCACACCCTTACAGGTTGGTGGACatctggtgcattttactctttattTTATCTTACTGTTTCCTTCATCTGTTTTGGCTATTTTGAGCTTTTTATTAgtaccttttggttgccttgtTTTTATGCCTGCATTTTTTTTCAGACATT
This window contains:
- the LOC120670554 gene encoding uncharacterized protein LOC120670554 — its product is MECNRDEAQRAKDIAKKKFEMRDLPGAMKFALKARALFPDLEGIAQMIATFDIYLASEVKVAGEKDWYSILSVATSADDEVIKKQYRRLVLQLHPDKNKQVGAEGAFQMVQEAYTLLSDKAKRAVYDQKRNVRVFQQRTAQSSKASVASGVSNGFYNFAASAAATSKPTVKKQTVGPTAPAVRPPQPPPPSATPPHASSPPIPAPGSKPPTFWTSCNKCKMNYEYLRVYLNHHLRCSSCREPFLAKEVPIPPNKTVGQDSNIGGAKQNTSTMQWGPFSRAAGAASATASSAAAAQAANVVHQTYEKVKREREEAQAAARREEALRRKYNPLKSYASMNINLGTGDVASGKKMKTMVKDAGVGSSSVISGPGANCFRVPGVNISFSSNIGPYEFQGVNGGPNWKSKPPIHISLAKTFSQLDVRGLLLEKAKSDLKNKLTEMKSKTSQVVASGKTTKKHVVKENGGDNEAAASDDPTTNKDVHADPNAIDSNTSSDAENEDDDPLSYNVPDPDFHDFDKDRTEESFQIDQIWATYDDEDGMPRYYAFIQKVFSLKPFKLKISYLETKTNSEFGPLNWVSSGFTKTCGDFRTGKSETCDIVNMFSHQMKWEKGLRGIIKIYPQKGDIWAIYRNWSPEWNEDTPDNVLHVYDVVEVLDGYDENDGISVIPLVKVSGFRTVFEHHQDVNAAMKIPKEEMFRFSHQVPFYKMSGKEAPNVPKDSYELDPAAISKELLQETTETVEANGTS